The Carassius carassius chromosome 34, fCarCar2.1, whole genome shotgun sequence genome has a segment encoding these proteins:
- the LOC132114857 gene encoding bile acid receptor-like yields the protein MREGTDPELSMSIGGYLSASDTFDITETPQYYDVLVDPLSCSYQEPDLQSPLYNHQPFSHVNVQFSMYGAPNAQACNPQYSYSHQCSEFTCEPDMEVQSPTRGSIVGLPVPKRTRMGHGARVKGQDELCVVCGDKASGYHYNALTCEGCKGFFRRSVTKKAVYRCKSGGNCEMDMYMRRKCQDCRLRKCRAVGMLAECLLTEVQCQSKRLRKGTNHRGHNGSPGKAEDDYTESRSVSSTSRFTTRVSGFSREQRCILNRIVEAYRRYIIQDNTHCRVPLWSSSTNSLDLTPPQTEKLLQFLRIVPGFELLDSSDQNTLLSSSSVEVMFLLLAQQFSENPTTVCTALYSANTNNSNPDWLKTLESKTENRTLTHSGLNEEFLRSVVNFLHSMVTIAVTEAEYALLTATAVLCSDRPSLHAVGCVENLQEFVLELLSRACCCCSQGTAQDPRRFARLLGRLTELRTLRHNHLTLVPQQPWDMQS from the exons ATGAGAGAGGGCACTGATCCTGAGTTGAGCATGTCAATCGGTGGCTATCTCTCGGCATCAGACACATTTGACATCACAGAGACGCCACAGTACTATG ATGTTCTTGTGGATCCACTGAGCTGCTCTTATCAGGAACCAGATCTACAAAGCCCTCTCTATAACCACCAGCCGTTCAGCCATGTCAATGTGCAGTTTTCAATGTATGGAGCGCCAAACGCTCAAGCGTGCAACCCACAGTACTCCTACAGCCATCAGTGCTCTGAGTTCACCTGTGAACCAGACATGGAGGTCCAAAGCCCAACAAGAGGCAGCATTGTCGGTCTTCCAGTGCCAAAAAGGACCAGGATGGGCCATGGAGCTCGAGTGAAGGGCCAGGATGagctgtgtgtggtgtgtggagATAAAGCCTCGGGATATCACTACAATGCCCTCACCTGTGAGGGATGCAAAG GTTTCTTCAGACGCAGCGTGACTAAAAAGGCAGTGTACCGCTGCAAGAGTGGTGGAAACTGTGAGATGGACATGTACATGCGGAGAAAGTGTCAGGACTGCAGACTGCGCAAATGCAGAGCCGTCGGGATGCTGGCAGAGT gtcTGCTTACAGAGGTGCAATGCCAGTCAAAGAGACTGAGGAAGGGCACCAATCACAGAGGACACAATGGATCCCCAGGAAAAGCTGAAGATGACTACACTGAAAGCAGAAGTGTCTCATCCACCAGCAGATTCACCACACGG GTATCTGGTTTCTCCAGAGAGCAGAGATGCATTCTGAATAGAATTGTTGAGGCTTATCGTAGGTACATAATTCAAGACAACACGCACTGCCGG GTGCCTCTGTGGTCTAGTTCGACAAACAGTTTAGATCTGACTCCTCCTCAGACGGAGAAGCTTTTGCAATTTTTAAGGATTGTACCTG GGTTTGAGCTTTTGGATAGTTCTGACCAGAACACCCTTCTGTCTAGCTCTTCAGTTGAAGTCATGTTCCTACTCTTAGCTCAGCAGTTCTCTGAGAACCCCACTACTGTCTGCACTG CTTTATACTCCGCAAATACGAATAACTCAAACCCTGATTGGTTGAAAACTTTAGAGTCCAAGACTGAGAACAGGACATTGACACACTCAG ggTTGAATGAGGAGTTCTTGAGGTCTGTGGTAAATTTCCTCCACAGCATGGTGACTATTGCAGTAACCGAGGCTGAATATGCACTTCTAACAGCGACTGCAGTGTTATGTTCAG ACAGGCCGTCCCTGCATGCAGTGGGCTGTGTTGAGAACTTACAGGAGTTTGTTTTGGAGCTCTTGTCCCGAGCTTGCTGCTGCTGTAGTCAGGGGACGGCACAAGACCCGCGACGCTTCGCCAGGCTCCTGGGACGGCTGACAGAGCTGAGAACACTTCGACACAACCACCTCACCCTCGTCCCACAGCAGCCCTGGGACATGCAGTCTTGA